Proteins found in one Brachyspira murdochii DSM 12563 genomic segment:
- a CDS encoding carbohydrate ABC transporter permease → MKKNKVLPYILILPAVVIMAVFVLYPIIVTFFYSLRKMKLTAPKDTAFIGFDNYIYTLKSFDFWYSLQNSIIIMIIVVIICVLLGLLFASILNFESRLKNILMAIAVIPWALPPVVNGILWKWIFYPGYGFLNKILYNLNIIDEPIQYLSNRYSLMLIIAIVVAWRNIPFCSIVLLSSMRAIPDVLYDAASIDGANKFQMFTRVTLPLLVPALGIIITFTSISAINVFDEVITISGYSNLGKTILLEDYMTTFSFLDFGRGSALTYLVMIVSGTLGILYIKSMSKKIDYL, encoded by the coding sequence ATGAAAAAAAATAAAGTATTGCCTTATATATTAATACTGCCTGCTGTTGTAATTATGGCAGTTTTTGTATTATATCCTATAATAGTTACATTCTTTTATAGTTTACGAAAAATGAAATTAACAGCCCCGAAAGATACTGCATTTATAGGTTTTGATAATTATATATATACTTTAAAATCATTTGATTTTTGGTATTCGCTTCAAAACAGTATAATAATAATGATTATAGTAGTTATAATATGCGTATTATTAGGACTTTTATTTGCAAGTATACTTAATTTTGAAAGCCGATTGAAAAATATACTCATGGCTATAGCTGTTATACCTTGGGCTTTACCTCCAGTGGTTAATGGAATACTTTGGAAATGGATATTCTATCCGGGATACGGATTTCTTAATAAGATTTTATACAATTTAAATATTATAGATGAACCTATACAATATTTATCTAATAGATATTCATTAATGCTTATTATAGCAATAGTCGTTGCTTGGAGGAATATACCATTTTGTTCTATTGTTCTTCTTTCATCTATGCGTGCTATACCTGATGTGCTTTATGATGCTGCTAGTATTGACGGGGCAAATAAGTTTCAAATGTTTACAAGAGTAACTTTACCTCTTTTAGTACCTGCTTTGGGTATTATTATAACTTTTACATCTATATCAGCAATAAATGTTTTTGATGAGGTTATAACTATTTCAGGCTACAGTAATTTGGGCAAAACTATACTTCTTGAAGACTATATGACAACATTTTCCTTTCTTGATTTCGGAAGAGGAAGTGCCTTGACATATTTAGTTATGATAGTATCAGGTACTTTAGGAATATTATATATAAAATCTATGTCTAAGAAAATTGACTATTTATAA
- a CDS encoding carbohydrate ABC transporter permease, protein MNNKKSKSKRISFLYYISVIFFVLIILGPIAWALIVSFTPEYEMFKNTSNFLPKEPTIDNYIKIFTASSRQSKMFFIGVFNSIKTAFITIFLCLPFSIMCAYAVSKMKFKGRNIVKTLILISMAIPAFTTIIPLYRMFSLMSMLDNLFALSLIYVTSFLPINTWLISNYFETIPSEIEEAAYIDGCNEIDVLFRVMIPISAPIILSAFLLVFLMSWGQFQIPLILASSAATKPISIVASEFVSKDTIQYGITTAAGLLAIFPPALLAVIFRKFLVKGMTCGSGK, encoded by the coding sequence ATGAACAATAAAAAGAGTAAAAGCAAAAGAATAAGTTTTTTATATTATATATCTGTAATATTTTTTGTATTAATAATTTTGGGTCCTATAGCTTGGGCTTTAATTGTAAGCTTTACACCGGAATATGAGATGTTTAAAAACACTTCTAATTTTTTGCCTAAAGAACCTACAATAGATAATTATATAAAAATTTTCACAGCCTCTTCAAGACAATCTAAAATGTTTTTTATAGGAGTATTTAATTCTATAAAGACAGCTTTTATAACAATATTTTTATGTCTTCCTTTTTCGATTATGTGTGCCTATGCTGTATCGAAGATGAAGTTTAAAGGCAGAAACATAGTAAAAACTTTGATACTTATATCTATGGCAATACCAGCATTTACGACTATAATACCGCTTTATAGAATGTTTTCATTAATGTCAATGCTTGATAATTTATTTGCATTATCTTTAATATATGTAACTTCATTTCTTCCGATTAATACTTGGTTAATATCCAATTATTTTGAAACCATACCATCTGAGATAGAAGAGGCCGCCTATATAGACGGATGCAATGAAATAGATGTTCTTTTTAGAGTAATGATCCCAATATCAGCACCAATTATATTATCAGCATTTCTTCTAGTATTTCTGATGTCTTGGGGTCAGTTTCAAATACCTCTTATTTTAGCAAGCTCAGCTGCTACAAAGCCAATATCAATAGTTGCTTCAGAATTTGTTTCAAAAGACACTATACAGTACGGCATAACAACGGCAGCAGGACTTTTAGCTATATTTCCTCCTGCATTACTCGCTGTAATATTTAGAAAATTCCTAGTAAAAGGCATGACATGCGGAAGCGGTAAATAG
- a CDS encoding signal recognition particle protein: MFDNLTKSISNVFSKIHGKKVLTDKDITDSLLTIKEALLSADVSLEAANKFLEEATNRAIGKEKIEGVEPANQFIADVHDTLVNMIGEGESGLKLEPVEKTTITLLFGLQGSGKTTTTAKLAKYYKDKRRVMMVGLDVHRPAAMEQLAVLAREVGVPYHIDTKEKKAYKILKKALAIAKKEQYNMILVDTAGRLEIDENMMMELRRVVNSADVTEKLLVVDSTAGQSVYDVAKSFQSNIGINGVILTKFDSGVRGGAALSLKYATGSPVKFVGVGEHIDDIDVFDAKRVAGQILGMGDIVKLVEKARAAISEKEAKEMLQKVIENNFDYNDFLKQIEATTKMGGITKMTSMIPGMANIDTELLSREEEKFKKYKAIIQSMTKKERLALFPLNNSRKMRISKGSGQSVYDVNQLIKQFTMMKNMMGSTKKMDKLAKSLEGMGMSIDDLNKLM; the protein is encoded by the coding sequence GTGTTTGATAATTTAACAAAATCTATATCAAATGTATTCTCTAAAATACATGGCAAAAAAGTGCTAACCGATAAAGATATAACCGATAGCCTTCTTACTATAAAAGAAGCCCTGCTATCAGCCGATGTATCTTTAGAAGCAGCAAATAAATTCCTAGAAGAAGCTACAAACAGAGCCATAGGAAAAGAAAAAATAGAAGGTGTAGAGCCCGCCAATCAATTTATAGCCGATGTTCATGATACTTTGGTTAATATGATAGGCGAAGGTGAAAGCGGTCTTAAATTAGAACCTGTAGAAAAAACCACTATCACATTATTGTTCGGTTTGCAGGGTTCTGGTAAAACTACTACAACAGCCAAATTAGCAAAATATTATAAAGATAAAAGACGCGTTATGATGGTTGGTCTTGACGTACACAGACCTGCTGCTATGGAACAGCTTGCAGTACTCGCAAGAGAAGTAGGAGTTCCATACCATATAGACACTAAAGAAAAAAAAGCATATAAAATACTCAAAAAAGCTCTTGCTATAGCCAAAAAAGAACAGTACAACATGATATTAGTTGATACTGCAGGACGTTTGGAAATAGATGAAAATATGATGATGGAGCTTAGACGTGTTGTAAACTCTGCCGATGTTACTGAAAAATTATTGGTTGTGGACTCTACTGCAGGTCAGAGTGTTTATGATGTGGCTAAAAGTTTCCAAAGCAACATAGGTATAAATGGCGTAATACTTACAAAATTTGACTCTGGCGTAAGAGGCGGTGCAGCATTATCATTAAAATATGCTACAGGGTCCCCAGTTAAATTTGTAGGTGTAGGTGAACATATAGATGATATAGATGTATTTGATGCAAAAAGAGTTGCAGGTCAGATACTTGGTATGGGCGATATTGTAAAACTTGTAGAAAAAGCCCGTGCTGCTATAAGCGAAAAAGAAGCTAAAGAAATGCTTCAGAAAGTTATAGAAAATAACTTCGATTATAATGATTTCTTAAAACAAATAGAAGCTACTACTAAAATGGGCGGTATCACTAAAATGACTTCTATGATACCGGGTATGGCTAATATTGACACAGAGCTTTTAAGCCGTGAAGAAGAAAAGTTTAAGAAATACAAAGCTATTATACAGTCAATGACCAAAAAAGAAAGATTAGCCCTATTTCCTTTGAATAATTCAAGAAAAATGAGAATATCCAAAGGAAGCGGTCAAAGTGTTTATGATGTAAATCAGTTAATAAAACAATTTACTATGATGAAAAACATGATGGGCAGCACTAAAAAGATGGATAAGCTCGCAAAGTCCCTAGAGGGTATGGGTATGTCTATAGATGATTTAAACAAATTAATGTAA
- the rpsP gene encoding 30S ribosomal protein S16 — MVKLRLKRIGRKHEPHYRIVAADARFPRDGRFIEELGWFNPKAKDVLYKLNVEGLKKWLSNGAQPTYVVKSILVKEGLMEKDKGAPLERKKKRALKNPEKRRKHRKQAKPESAEEKSEA, encoded by the coding sequence GTGGTAAAATTAAGATTAAAACGTATAGGTCGCAAACATGAGCCTCATTATCGTATTGTAGCAGCAGATGCTCGTTTCCCACGCGATGGTCGTTTTATTGAAGAGCTAGGTTGGTTTAACCCTAAAGCTAAAGATGTATTGTATAAGTTAAATGTAGAAGGCTTAAAAAAATGGCTTTCTAACGGTGCACAGCCAACTTATGTAGTAAAAAGTATTCTTGTTAAAGAAGGTCTTATGGAAAAAGATAAAGGTGCTCCGCTTGAACGCAAGAAAAAAAGAGCATTAAAAAATCCTGAAAAAAGACGCAAACATCGTAAACAAGCTAAGCCTGAATCTGCTGAGGAGAAAAGCGAAGCTTAA
- a CDS encoding KH domain-containing protein, with the protein MTEEKELIEYLAKKLVDEPEGVSVKVIEGEKSTILELKVNQSDIGKIIGKRGRIAHALRTILFAASMKSGKRVMLEIIDN; encoded by the coding sequence ATGACGGAAGAAAAAGAGCTTATTGAGTATTTGGCTAAAAAATTGGTGGATGAGCCTGAGGGTGTAAGTGTGAAGGTTATTGAGGGTGAGAAGAGTACGATTCTGGAATTGAAAGTGAACCAAAGCGACATAGGTAAAATTATAGGTAAAAGAGGTCGTATTGCTCATGCATTACGTACTATTCTTTTTGCAGCTTCCATGAAAAGTGGTAAACGTGTAATGCTTGAGATTATTGACAATTGA
- the rimM gene encoding ribosome maturation factor RimM (Essential for efficient processing of 16S rRNA), with amino-acid sequence MIIFYAKITGIHGLKGEVEMTFSDKGYFASLPVLNKNTSIIINGQTFTVTNVKKKNKAFVLALKDIDTLEKAKELIGLDIFIDSSNLPELDNDTFYEAELIGYKIIDSDNNIYGEITDVYSIPSNYVFEIKLAENGNIVSIPFVHAYFGKADKDNKSIQIIQKPIFDDE; translated from the coding sequence TTGATTATTTTTTACGCAAAAATTACAGGCATACATGGTTTAAAAGGAGAGGTTGAAATGACTTTTTCCGATAAAGGTTATTTCGCCTCTCTTCCTGTTTTAAATAAAAATACATCTATCATTATTAACGGCCAAACTTTTACCGTTACAAATGTCAAGAAAAAAAATAAAGCTTTTGTACTCGCCCTAAAAGATATTGATACTTTAGAAAAAGCTAAAGAGTTAATAGGTCTTGATATATTTATTGATTCTTCAAATCTTCCAGAGCTTGATAATGACACATTTTATGAAGCAGAGTTAATTGGCTATAAAATAATAGACAGTGATAACAACATATACGGTGAAATAACTGATGTATACTCTATCCCTTCTAATTATGTATTTGAAATAAAACTAGCTGAAAACGGAAATATAGTCTCTATTCCTTTTGTTCATGCATATTTCGGAAAAGCTGATAAGGATAATAAATCAATACAAATCATTCAAAAACCAATATTTGATGATGAGTAA
- a CDS encoding AAA family ATPase — MYNVGMYAGSFNPIHLGHVRCIIEAANQCKTLFIILCVGNNRNEIDRKIRYRWLYQLTKHIGNVKIIFIEDNAKTKEDYTEDLWEEDSIKIKNAIGEKIDAVFLGDDYKNKDSFYTRYYKESKLVFIDRDEISSTKIRENVYKYWDYLPNIVKPYYTKKVLLLGSESTGKSTLTINLANYYNTNYIEEAGRELSEKSGTDLLMLSEDFTEILLTHKLNEIKALEHSNKILFIDTDAVITNFYMHFLKDENIVNNEILAKAIININKYDAVLFLEPDVDFVQDGDRSEVIKNNREKYSSQIKDILDSFNIRYHSINGDYQSRFKKAVYIIDALLKNE; from the coding sequence ATGTATAATGTGGGAATGTATGCAGGATCATTTAATCCAATTCATCTTGGACATGTAAGATGCATAATAGAAGCGGCCAATCAATGTAAAACTCTTTTCATAATTTTATGCGTTGGAAATAATAGAAATGAAATCGATAGAAAAATAAGATATAGATGGCTTTATCAATTAACCAAACACATAGGAAATGTAAAAATTATATTTATAGAAGATAATGCAAAAACAAAAGAAGATTATACAGAAGATTTATGGGAAGAGGATTCTATAAAAATTAAAAATGCTATAGGTGAAAAGATTGATGCAGTATTTTTGGGAGATGACTATAAAAATAAAGATTCTTTTTATACAAGGTATTATAAAGAGTCAAAGTTAGTATTTATAGATAGAGATGAAATAAGTTCTACAAAGATTAGAGAAAATGTTTATAAATATTGGGATTATTTACCTAATATAGTAAAGCCTTATTATACAAAAAAGGTTTTACTTTTGGGAAGCGAAAGTACAGGAAAGTCGACCCTTACAATCAATTTGGCTAATTATTATAATACAAACTATATAGAAGAGGCAGGCAGAGAATTATCAGAAAAATCTGGAACGGACTTGCTTATGCTTTCAGAAGATTTTACAGAGATACTTTTGACTCATAAACTAAACGAAATAAAGGCATTAGAACATAGCAATAAAATATTATTTATAGATACTGATGCTGTAATTACAAATTTTTATATGCATTTTTTGAAAGATGAAAATATAGTTAATAATGAAATATTAGCAAAAGCAATTATTAATATAAATAAATATGATGCGGTATTATTTTTAGAGCCTGATGTTGATTTTGTTCAGGACGGAGACAGAAGCGAAGTAATAAAAAATAACAGAGAAAAATACAGCAGTCAAATAAAAGATATACTTGACAGCTTTAATATCAGATATCATTCTATAAATGGAGATTATCAGTCAAGGTTTAAGAAGGCGGTTTATATAATAGATGCACTTTTAAAAAATGAATGA
- the pnuC gene encoding nicotinamide riboside transporter PnuC: MKNFIKNELKNWKAAEVLWIVTASAIILSLSLYWKENIIGIVSSISGILCVILTGKGKLSSYIFGMINTILYSYIAFNAKYYGEFMLNIFYYIPMNIAGFILWSRNLNNESKEVIKTKLNNKYKIIIFALSFISIFIYGLILKKLGGYLPFVDSASTVFAVTAQILCIKRCSEQWIMWILVNILNISIWYINFSSGGGNIAALLMWSVYLVNALFMLIKWYKEANAVKID; this comes from the coding sequence ATGAAAAATTTTATAAAAAATGAACTTAAAAATTGGAAAGCTGCAGAAGTATTATGGATTGTAACAGCAAGTGCTATAATATTGTCTCTTTCTTTATATTGGAAAGAAAATATTATAGGCATAGTATCATCAATAAGCGGTATATTATGCGTAATTCTAACAGGCAAGGGAAAATTATCTTCATATATATTTGGAATGATTAATACAATTCTTTATTCTTATATTGCTTTTAATGCCAAATACTATGGTGAGTTTATGCTCAATATTTTTTATTATATACCAATGAACATAGCTGGATTTATACTTTGGAGCAGAAACTTAAATAATGAAAGCAAAGAAGTTATAAAAACAAAATTAAACAATAAGTATAAAATTATAATATTTGCTTTGTCTTTTATATCAATATTTATTTATGGGCTTATATTAAAAAAATTAGGAGGCTATCTTCCTTTTGTAGACAGTGCAAGTACAGTATTTGCTGTAACCGCACAGATACTATGCATAAAAAGATGCTCTGAACAGTGGATAATGTGGATATTAGTAAATATTTTAAATATTTCTATATGGTATATCAACTTCTCAAGCGGCGGAGGTAATATAGCAGCTTTGCTTATGTGGAGTGTTTATTTAGTTAATGCTTTATTTATGCTCATAAAATGGTACAAAGAAGCAAATGCTGTGAAAATAGATTAA
- a CDS encoding DUF305 domain-containing protein yields MKQIITIFIALMSAFIISCGQKISDTSENSSANTANHSSHSMSNMHNNNNKGSEIIDLMHAPMMEQPFEKTQNIDADFLVNMIPHHQGAILSSKKLLETTTNDALITLANNIIAEQEKEVSEFTALVTELKNKNTSYADIDTQALGNEMETIMNNMMKDMSSIEVTGDNDIDFLKGMIPHHQAAVDVSKKILEFTKDDKIKEIANNIIASQEKEISDMNNMLK; encoded by the coding sequence ATGAAACAAATTATAACAATATTTATAGCTTTAATGTCTGCTTTTATAATATCATGCGGACAAAAAATTTCTGATACTTCTGAAAATTCATCAGCAAATACAGCTAATCATTCATCGCATTCTATGAGTAATATGCATAATAATAATAATAAAGGCTCTGAAATTATAGACTTGATGCATGCTCCTATGATGGAACAGCCTTTTGAAAAAACTCAGAATATTGATGCTGACTTTTTAGTAAACATGATACCTCACCATCAAGGTGCTATTCTTTCTTCAAAAAAATTATTAGAAACAACAACTAATGATGCTTTAATAACTTTGGCTAATAATATAATAGCAGAACAAGAAAAAGAAGTATCAGAGTTTACAGCTTTAGTTACTGAATTAAAAAATAAAAATACAAGCTACGCAGATATAGATACTCAGGCTTTAGGAAATGAAATGGAAACAATTATGAATAACATGATGAAGGATATGTCTTCCATTGAAGTTACAGGAGACAATGATATTGATTTTTTAAAAGGTATGATACCTCATCATCAGGCTGCTGTTGATGTTTCTAAAAAGATTTTAGAGTTTACTAAAGATGATAAAATAAAAGAGATTGCTAATAATATTATCGCTTCTCAGGAAAAAGAAATATCAGATATGAATAATATGCTTAAGTAA
- a CDS encoding NAD(P)-dependent alcohol dehydrogenase — MLLDNNLEEANSGKRINAKGYAVHSKTDTFKPFEFSRHSMGDNDILIEIMYAGICHSDIHSARSEWHEGIYPMVPGHEIAGKVVAVGKNVTKFKIGDYAGVGCMVNSCGECEACKKSHEQFCERGQTVFTYDCKDHFHNDEPTYGGYSNNIVVSEKFAITVPKDAPMEKVAPLLCAGITTYSPLKFSGVKKGDIVGVAGFGGLGSMAVKYAVSMGAEVYVFARNDKKKKEALEMGAKDLFTSTKDVSVRFDLIISTIPTGYDVNNYVDLLKYGGEMAIVGLPPSEIKQSIDLARLVFAGGKKVYGSMIGGIKETQEMLDFSLEHKIYPETEIISANQIDEAYNKLTSGQAKFRYVIDMKTL, encoded by the coding sequence ATGCTGCTAGATAATAATTTGGAAGAAGCTAATTCTGGAAAAAGAATTAATGCAAAAGGATACGCAGTTCACAGCAAAACAGATACATTCAAACCATTTGAGTTTTCAAGACATTCTATGGGAGATAATGATATACTTATAGAAATAATGTATGCGGGTATTTGTCATAGCGATATACACTCAGCTAGAAGCGAATGGCATGAGGGTATATATCCTATGGTACCAGGTCATGAGATTGCTGGTAAAGTTGTTGCTGTTGGTAAGAATGTTACTAAGTTTAAGATAGGAGATTATGCAGGAGTAGGCTGTATGGTAAACTCATGCGGAGAATGCGAAGCCTGCAAAAAAAGTCATGAACAATTCTGCGAAAGAGGACAAACTGTATTTACTTATGATTGTAAAGATCATTTTCATAATGATGAGCCTACTTACGGAGGATATTCTAATAATATAGTAGTAAGTGAAAAATTTGCTATTACAGTACCAAAAGATGCTCCAATGGAAAAAGTAGCTCCGTTACTATGTGCTGGAATTACAACTTATTCGCCTCTCAAATTTTCTGGTGTAAAAAAAGGCGATATAGTAGGAGTTGCTGGTTTTGGAGGACTTGGCTCTATGGCAGTGAAATATGCTGTTAGTATGGGAGCAGAAGTTTATGTATTTGCAAGAAATGACAAAAAGAAAAAAGAAGCATTAGAAATGGGGGCAAAAGATTTATTTACTTCTACAAAAGATGTTTCTGTACGTTTTGATTTGATAATATCAACAATACCTACTGGATATGATGTTAATAACTATGTTGATTTACTTAAATACGGCGGTGAGATGGCTATTGTAGGACTTCCTCCTTCAGAAATTAAACAAAGTATAGATTTAGCAAGATTAGTATTTGCTGGAGGTAAAAAAGTTTACGGCTCTATGATAGGCGGAATTAAAGAAACTCAGGAGATGCTTGATTTTTCTCTTGAACATAAAATATATCCGGAAACTGAAATAATATCAGCAAACCAAATAGATGAGGCATACAATAAACTTACTAGCGGACAGGCAAAGTTTAGATATGTAATAGATATGAAAACACTATAA
- a CDS encoding Hsp20/alpha crystallin family protein has protein sequence MSRRIFVPTLHSIFSNANNRYNNALNRYRDYENRLPDYRIEEDEKSYSIEMDMPGVKKEDLEIGIKENILSISAKRKKMVKAENGESKEEVVSSYEQSFNISTKGIDVENIQANLNNGVLIVILPKKEELKYEKKIEVKGE, from the coding sequence ATGTCAAGAAGAATATTTGTACCAACTTTACATTCAATTTTTTCAAATGCTAATAATAGATATAATAATGCATTAAACCGCTATAGAGATTATGAAAATAGATTGCCTGATTATAGGATAGAAGAAGATGAAAAAAGCTACTCTATAGAAATGGATATGCCGGGTGTGAAAAAAGAAGATTTAGAAATAGGTATAAAAGAAAATATACTTTCTATTTCTGCTAAACGTAAAAAAATGGTTAAAGCAGAAAATGGAGAATCAAAAGAAGAAGTTGTTTCAAGCTATGAACAAAGTTTTAATATTAGTACAAAAGGTATTGATGTAGAAAACATTCAGGCTAATTTGAATAACGGAGTATTGATAGTGATTCTTCCAAAAAAAGAAGAGCTTAAATATGAGAAAAAAATAGAAGTAAAAGGAGAGTAA
- a CDS encoding Hsp20/alpha crystallin family protein codes for MDRRIFLPALHSVLDDFRGFDNAFNSLYAGDEIKKMPHYNIEEDEKSYCIEMDMPGVKKEDLDIGIKENILSISAKRKKVKKSENGESKEEVVSSYEQSFNISTKGIDVENIEANLNNGVLKVILPKKEELKFEKKINIE; via the coding sequence ATGGATAGAAGAATATTTTTACCTGCTTTACATTCTGTTTTAGATGATTTCAGAGGTTTTGATAATGCGTTTAATAGCTTATATGCTGGTGATGAAATAAAAAAGATGCCTCACTACAATATAGAAGAAGATGAAAAAAGCTACTGCATAGAAATGGATATGCCGGGCGTAAAAAAAGAAGATTTAGATATAGGAATAAAAGAGAATATACTTTCTATATCAGCTAAACGTAAAAAAGTAAAAAAATCAGAAAACGGAGAATCAAAAGAAGAAGTTGTTTCAAGCTATGAACAAAGTTTTAATATCAGTACAAAAGGTATTGATGTAGAAAATATTGAAGCTAACTTGAATAACGGTGTTCTTAAAGTAATTCTTCCAAAGAAAGAAGAACTTAAATTTGAGAAAAAGATAAATATAGAATAA
- a CDS encoding DUF3298 domain-containing protein — protein MLKRFVYIFLLIIIIVSCSKNMSSDNNNSDSKNGSSIEESKFYMLSGNIAGEKASMYLYVNSKKNSISGYYYTKNKKALITGSINNNKLNMQEIDENNNMHANINGVLSDDIVFRAEIKYDESNEVKDMEFSLNRNIPVYYADIVDYYKNDSISNSIFSYHRTSFSFIKNNEDEASDSDNSIKYIEEECDNYYNEWKSLLYSGLSNITYEIDNTVNVGYIDSRVIALDNYSSMYTGGAHGNTANIQEVFSLESSNLITIRDLISDFNNPNLISLMREKILNTGSTKEDYFDFNAITLESSTFRILPNSINFVWQAYDIAPYSTGITEISFDFNELKPFVKEESPLYYLFI, from the coding sequence ATGTTAAAAAGGTTTGTATATATTTTCTTATTAATAATAATTATTGTTTCATGTTCTAAAAATATGTCTTCAGATAATAATAATTCAGATAGTAAAAATGGCTCCTCTATAGAAGAATCAAAGTTTTATATGCTTAGCGGGAATATAGCAGGAGAAAAGGCTTCTATGTATTTGTATGTTAATAGTAAGAAAAACAGTATAAGCGGATATTATTATACTAAAAATAAAAAGGCATTAATTACTGGAAGTATTAATAATAATAAATTAAATATGCAGGAAATAGATGAAAATAATAATATGCATGCCAATATAAATGGAGTATTAAGTGATGATATAGTTTTTAGGGCAGAAATAAAATATGATGAAAGTAATGAAGTTAAGGATATGGAGTTTTCGCTTAATAGAAATATCCCTGTATATTATGCAGATATAGTAGATTATTATAAAAATGACAGTATAAGCAATTCTATATTTTCATATCATAGAACTTCATTTTCATTTATTAAAAATAATGAAGATGAAGCATCAGATTCTGATAATTCTATCAAATATATAGAAGAAGAATGTGATAATTACTACAATGAATGGAAATCCTTATTGTATTCTGGTTTAAGCAATATAACTTATGAAATAGATAATACTGTTAACGTAGGCTATATAGACAGCAGAGTAATAGCACTTGATAACTATTCATCTATGTATACAGGAGGAGCTCATGGCAATACAGCAAATATTCAGGAAGTGTTTTCTTTGGAGAGTTCTAATCTCATTACTATAAGAGATTTAATAAGCGATTTTAATAATCCTAATTTAATATCATTAATGAGAGAAAAAATATTAAATACTGGAAGCACTAAAGAAGATTACTTTGATTTTAATGCCATAACATTAGAAAGTTCAACATTTAGAATACTTCCTAATTCAATTAACTTTGTATGGCAGGCTTATGATATAGCTCCGTATTCTACTGGAATAACAGAGATAAGTTTTGATTTTAATGAGTTAAAACCTTTTGTAAAAGAAGAATCTCCTCTTTATTATTTGTTTATATAA